Sequence from the Candidatus Angelobacter sp. genome:
CGCGAAATCCCAGATGGCGGCAAACGCGCCGTTGCCTCTGTGCGGAAAAGTGTTCATTAGCGTCAGTGACCTGCACAAGACCGAAGTCGCCAGCGTGGCGAAGTTGTTCGCCGAGCAGGGATTTGAGCTTGTTGCAACGGCCGGCACGGCCAACGTGCTGGAAAAGGCCGGACTGAAGGTCCAACGTACTCTCAAACTGCTCGAAGGTCGCCCAAACGTAATTGACCTGCTCAAGAACAAGGAAATCCAACTCGTCATCAACACACCCAGCGGCGCCGCGCCGCGCGAGGACGAAATCAAAATCCGCACGACCGCGGTTTACACCAACACTCCCATTATGACGACGCTCAGCGGGGCGCGCGCCGCCGCGCTGGGCATTGCTGCACTGAAGAAGATCGGCTACGAGGTGAAGACGCTGCAGGAGTATCACTGAACTGGCGGCGGAGGCGGTTGCTTTCGCTTTCGGCACACAATCCACCCCAGGATTACACCCGCGAGTCCTATGACGGCAAACCAGACGGCTCGTGTGGCGAGGAGCGCCGATCTGATTTCCCAGCCATAACGCAAAATCATGACCGCCACCACGCAGAGGAAGAAGACGCGCACGAATGAATTCCCCTTCAGAACGGCCAACCGCGTGCCGGCGAGCGAACCGAGCAAATTACACAAACCCATCGGCACGGCGTATTCGTAAAGGACCTGGTGCGCGGCAGAGAAGTAAGCGACGGCGGACAGGTTCGTGGCGAAGTTGACGACCTTGGCGCTCGCCGAGGCCGCCAAAAAATCAAAGCCAAACAGGCCGATGAAGATGAAGATAAGGAAGCTGCCGGTACCCGGCCCGAAAAAGCCGTCATAAAAGCCGATGATTATTCCCACCAGAACGCCGAATTGCCTTTCGCGATGCGCCGTGAACTGCGGCGCGTGCAGGTTGCCAAAGTCTTTTCGCCAGTAAGTGTAAACGGCCACAATGCCAAGCAGGAGCAACACCAGCGGCTTGAGCGCCTGCGGGCGGATGAGCGAAAGTGTCCACGCGCCAAGCAGCGAAAACACAAACGCGGCGACCCCGGCAGGGAGGATCGAATGCCAGTTGATCCGCACGCGGCGCGAGTATTGTACGACGGCAGCGCCCGTGCCGCAGATGGACGACAACTTGTTCGTTCCAAAAACCGGCGTCAAAGGAACCGAAAGGGCGGGTGGCAAAAAAATGAGGAGTGCGGGCAACTGAATCAGGCCGCCACCACCCACCACCGAATCCACAAAGCCGGCGAGGGCCGCGAACAGACACAGGTAAAGGATTTCCACGACGGCGACCTCGAGTTGCGGAGCCGCTTCGAGCGGCGCGTTCAGGATTGTCGGACATGAAAGACGAACGGCCTTCTTCGGGGAAGCACAAAGTTTCGCCTGTCCTCGGGAGGCACCACGGTCCGTTTCGGGTCTGATCGGCGTGGCTTCGTCAATGCTCCCTCGGGAAATATGGGAGATATGGGAGACATCATACAAATCAACCTGGCAGAGGTGTCTTTCTGTTTGCTTGGATTTTTCCCGGATGCCGCGGCAGAACGGTGCCTGTAGCGCGCGATCGGCAGCGGTCGCGGGCGGGCGTAAAACGGTTGAGTCGTCGCCGGACCCGCTTAACAATCGGCGAACCGATGAATTGGATTCCTCTGGTTGAACACGAGTTGCGGGCAGGCGTGCGCCGTCCCCGCACGTTCCGCACCCGGCTGGCGGCTGGCGGCGCGGCGGTTGGCATCTGTTGTTGGGGATTGCTCGTCTGGGCGGACTGGAAAAGCGCCGCTTCGCTGGGCCATTCACTTTTGGAACTCCTTGGCTGGACCGGCTTCATCGGCACGGCGCTGGCAGGCTTGTTTTTGACCTCCGATTGTATCAGCCAGGAGCGGCGCGAAGGGACGCTGGGTCTGCTTTTCCTGACGGACCTGCGCGGGCGCGACGTGGCTTTCGGCAAACTTGCGGCCAAGGGATTGACGCCGGTTTATTGTCTTTTCGCAATGTTGCCCGCACTGACTGTTTCCTTGATTGTTGGCGGCGTCACGGCCGGCGAAGTCTGTCGTTTGTGGATGGTTCTGCTGAACACCCTTTTCTTTTCCTTGTCCGTGGCGATCCTCACTTCGACATTCTGCCGGCAGCAGCGCGCGGCCCAAGCAGTCGCCGTGGCGGCAATTTTTCTGAGCGTTTTCCGACTGCCGCTTTTGGGTGTCGGCACTGCTTCTGCATCCTCTTCTTCGCTGGTGGCCTCCTTTGCGTTTGTCTTCAGCCCGGCCTGCAATTACCTGCTGGCCTACGATGCACGTTACCGCGGCGCATCCGGCTCGTTTTGGGGATCACTGATTGTGACAGACCTGTTGGCGTGGGGCTGCCTTTGGGCGGCCGGACGACTGCTGCCGCGGATGTCGTCGGAAGAAACAAGCTTCTTCATTCGGGCAACTGGCACCCGGTGGCCGCGCCTGCAGTCGCTCGGGGCGGCCCAACGGCAACGATCAAGGCGCGAGCTGCTGTCGAGAAATCCGATTACATG
This genomic interval carries:
- a CDS encoding sulfite exporter TauE/SafE family protein — its product is MYDVSHISHISRGSIDEATPIRPETDRGASRGQAKLCASPKKAVRLSCPTILNAPLEAAPQLEVAVVEILYLCLFAALAGFVDSVVGGGGLIQLPALLIFLPPALSVPLTPVFGTNKLSSICGTGAAVVQYSRRVRINWHSILPAGVAAFVFSLLGAWTLSLIRPQALKPLVLLLLGIVAVYTYWRKDFGNLHAPQFTAHRERQFGVLVGIIIGFYDGFFGPGTGSFLIFIFIGLFGFDFLAASASAKVVNFATNLSAVAYFSAAHQVLYEYAVPMGLCNLLGSLAGTRLAVLKGNSFVRVFFLCVVAVMILRYGWEIRSALLATRAVWFAVIGLAGVILGWIVCRKRKQPPPPPVQ
- a CDS encoding ABC transporter permease subunit, with translation MNWIPLVEHELRAGVRRPRTFRTRLAAGGAAVGICCWGLLVWADWKSAASLGHSLLELLGWTGFIGTALAGLFLTSDCISQERREGTLGLLFLTDLRGRDVAFGKLAAKGLTPVYCLFAMLPALTVSLIVGGVTAGEVCRLWMVLLNTLFFSLSVAILTSTFCRQQRAAQAVAVAAIFLSVFRLPLLGVGTASASSSSLVASFAFVFSPACNYLLAYDARYRGASGSFWGSLIVTDLLAWGCLWAAGRLLPRMSSEETSFFIRATGTRWPRLQSLGAAQRQRSRRELLSRNPITWLASRDGWRQHSTWCLPALALWIWLRFDPSSPSGASVQISFAAFVAIHALFKVWVGSDASHVLASDRLSGTLELLLCTPLQTREVAAGMLSAFRRRFAGPLAALLILDAAFAVKILSAGDLDAAFAAGAGAAMLLADFYCLCWVGLWRGLTARDPVRAILATLWRVLVLPWIFFAAGVGIFRQSTLAQFAGMWLFIGLVTDVVLWVNAKDFFHGHFRAMALRPFGEKPARVESKWSPMNWEEEPDGQTTGP